In one Musa acuminata AAA Group cultivar baxijiao chromosome BXJ2-5, Cavendish_Baxijiao_AAA, whole genome shotgun sequence genomic region, the following are encoded:
- the LOC135583624 gene encoding uncharacterized protein LOC135583624 isoform X2 — protein MGALATLTKWIPEDDFLLKNAVEAGASLESLAKGAVCFSRRFTLRELQDRWYSLLYDSDTSAEASARMIEFEIEVSMSNPSKGNRNCNLKGKYSVSGKRKGDSIRSHYHARRKRIRSEPCNSGNPGFLAHYPHVASDSIYGGGDRLNLQDQQQADNICPGERILSCYGYQETGYDNEHIFPEMLKFGSATASGNNCHHAFHTEYVGSVEDECPDGIVDKEYLYDFKENISLELVDKEQLNAAEQSFENDYIQKSPPPQFLRDVQKDPSQFLEENLPSLDASEDINENKPIQPLPINDSCGDKVIEVKPLSSPASENENYDGVQKINNTSLHVPKCGDIVHQLGCSSTTTYPLSGTADISSQSMLMNMHLEDKKVLAIDDHINKAGCHSMSSEANIGEGISNVGLNSPTMISETDLMDFSGAFLEFADDEDIIFMDMDEKDIGDKSSLNGLSSILLSSPSDTHEDDQANCDIKEMENVDTSAVIFEGDQSEGTNKNCDQIGSFCDNDLTVCVRENVPTASSAVSHTVKPLEGLLICTLNTEDPEIPCNDDVLLPTQLLPQFPAPIKLPSTDGKCSLLHVTKVKEEHMPIAQPLVSSFTKVPSALPKGGLLNSTDDCRLEANSFERVGVSRDASLAAKDKKSCMLQSIALHSVAGALMKEEIVTDSEKQYKFDNSVNPSLGTAAPLSDHAKLYTSNTADGCKSELDMQDQELQISDSEDDVPNFSDVEALILDMDLGPHDQESCLFTKEVSLYQPVHSKKAIMRLEQGARAYMNRKILSHGAFAVFYGRRMKYFIKKTEVSLGRGTDDVEVDIDLREEGHANKISRRQAIIKMDKDGSFLLKNTGKCSIFVNSKEVAARKRIVLSSSSLIEVRGLKFIFEVNQSAVKRYIATSTRGTSKGENTEFDWLNSRNA, from the exons ATGGGAGCTCTCGCGACGCTGACGAAGTGGATTCCGGAGGACGACTTCCTGCTCAAGAACGCCGTCGAA GCTGGTGCTTCCTTGGAGTCATTGGCTAAAGGTGCAGTATGCTTTTCCCGAAGGTTCACTCTTCGTGAACTGCAGGACCGTTGGTATTCTCTCCTCTATGATTCTGATACCTCAGCAGAGGCATCTGCtcgcatgattgaatttgaaattgAAGTTTCTATGTCCAATCCTTCCAAAGGTAACCGAAATTGCAACTTGAAAGGAAAGTATTCTGTGTCTGGTAAACGGAAAGGAGATAGCATAAGAAGCCATTACCATGCCAGGCGAAAACGTATCAGAAGTGAGCCTTGTAATTCTGGCAATCCTGGTTTCCTTGCACACTATCCACATGTTGCTAGTGACAGCATTTATGGCGGTGGAGACCGGTTAAACCTTCAGGATCAGCAACAAGCTGATAACATTTGTCCAGGAGAACGAATCTTAAGTTGTTACGGATATCAAGAAACTGGCTATGACAATGAACATATCTTCCCTGAAATGCTTAAATTTGGTTCTGCTACTGCCAGTGGTAACAATTGTCACCATGCATTTCATACTGAGTATGTTGGATCTGTTGAAGATGAATGCCCAGATGGAATAGTAGACAAAGAATATCTATATgactttaaagaaaatatttccctTGAGTTAGTTGACAAAGAACAGTTAAATGCTGCAGAGCAGTCCTTTGAAAATGACTACATACAGAAAAGTCCTCCTCCCCAGTTCCTTAGAGATGTACAGAAGGATCCTTCTCAGTTTCTTGAGGAGAATCTTCCTTCTCTGGATGCATCTGAAGATATTAATGAAAATAAGCCAATTCAGCCATTGCCTATTAATGATTCATGTGGCGACAAAGTCATAGAAGTGAAACCCCTATCTAGTCCTGCTTCAGAAAATGAGAATTACGATGGTGTTCAAAAAATCAATAACACAAGTTTACATGTTCCCAAATGTGGGGATATAGTCCATCAGCTTGGGTGTTCATCTACCACAACTTATCCTCTTTCAGGAACGGCAGACATATCCTCACAAAGTATGCTGATGAATATGCATCTTGAAGATAAAAAGGTTCTTGCCATTGATGATCATATCAACAAAGCAGGATGCCATAGCATGTCATCAGAAGCCAATATAGGTGAAGGAATATCTAATGTTGGATTAAATAGCCCAACAATGATATCAGAAACTGACCTGATGGACTTCTCTGGTGCTTTCTTGGAGTTTGCtgatgatgaggatatcatcttCATGGATATGGATGAGAAAGATATTGGAGACAAATCCAGCTTAAATGGTCTAAGCTCCATTTTATTGAGTTCTCCTAGCGATACACATGAAGATGATCAAGCTAATTGTGACATAAAAGAGATGGAGAATGTAGATACTAGTGCTGTGATATTTGAGGGGGATCAATCAGAAGGAACCAACAAAAACTGTGATCAGATTGGTTCTTTCTGTGACAATGATTTAACTGTGTGTGTTAGAGAAAATGTGCCAACTGCATCTTCAGCAGTGTCTCATACTGTTAAACCTCTCGAAGGGCTTCTAATTTGCACATTGAATACCGAGGATCCTGAAATTCCATGCAATGATGATGTTCTTTTACCTACACAACTGCTGCCGCAGTTTCCTGCCCCTATTAAGCTACCATCTACTGATGGAAAGTGCTCTTTACTACATGTAACCAAAGTAAAGGAGGAACATATGCCAATTGCACAACCTCTAGTTTCTTCGTTCACAAAAGTGCCTTCTGCATTACCCAAAGGAGGATTGTTGAACTCAACTGATGATTGTAGGCTAGAAGCTAATTCCTTTGAAAGGGTTGGAGTCTCTAGAGATGCAAGCCTTGCTGCTAAAGATAAAAAGTCATGCATGTTACAATCCATTGCATTGCACTCTGTGGCAGGTGCTCTAATGAAGGAAGAAATTGTAACTGATTCGGAAAAGCAGTACAAATTTGATAACTCTGTCAATCCATCTTTGGGTACAGCAGCACCTTTATCCGATCATGCTAAACTTTACACCTCAAATACTGCTGATGGTTGTAAAAGCGAACTTGATATGCAAG ATCAGGAGCTTCAAATTTCTGACAGTGAAGATGATGTACCAAACTTCTCTGACGTTGAAGCTCTG ATACTTGATATGGACCTGGGTCCACATGATCAAGAGTCTTGCCTGTTCACGAAGGAAG TGTCACTCTATCAGCCTGTTCATAGTAAGAAGGCCATCATGAGGTTGGAGCAAGGTGCCCGGGCTTATATGAATAGAAAAATTTTATCGCATGGTGCTTTTGCAGTTTTTTATGGGCGCCGTATGAAGTACTTCATAAAAAAAACTGAG GTATCACTTGGAAGAGGGACAGATGATGTAGAAGTTGATATTGACTTGAGAGAAGAAGGGCATGCTAATAAAATATCTCGACGCCAG GCAATCATTAAGATGGACAAAGACGGATCCTTTCTCTTAAAGAACACAGGCAAGTGTTCTATATTTGTCAATAGCAAGGAGGTAGCAGCCAGAAAACGGATAGTTTTAAGTTCTAGTTCTTTGATTGAG GTTAGGGGTCTGAAATTCATATTTGAGGTAAATCAGAGTGCAGTGAAGCGCTACATCGCCACATCCACCAGAGGGACTAGCAAAGGAGAGAACACCGAGTTCGACTGGTTAAATAGTCGGAATGCATAA
- the LOC135583624 gene encoding uncharacterized protein LOC135583624 isoform X3, protein MLKFGSATASGNNCHHAFHTEYVGSVEDECPDGIVDKEYLYDFKENISLELVDKEQLNAAEQSFENDYIQKSPPPQFLRDVQKDPSQFLEENLPSLDASEDINENKPIQPLPINDSCGDKVIEVKPLSSPASENENYDGVQKINNTSLHVPKCGDIVHQLGCSSTTTYPLSGTADISSQSMLMNMHLEDKKVLAIDDHINKAGCHSMSSEANIGEGISNVGLNSPTMISETDLMDFSGAFLEFADDEDIIFMDMDEKDIGDKSSLNGLSSILLSSPSDTHEDDQANCDIKEMENVDTSAVIFEGDQSEGTNKNCDQIGSFCDNDLTVCVRENVPTASSAVSHTVKPLEGLLICTLNTEDPEIPCNDDVLLPTQLLPQFPAPIKLPSTDGKCSLLHVTKVKEEHMPIAQPLVSSFTKVPSALPKGGLLNSTDDCRLEANSFERVGVSRDASLAAKDKKSCMLQSIALHSVAGALMKEEIVTDSEKQYKFDNSVNPSLGTAAPLSDHAKLYTSNTADGCKSELDMQGISTSDQELQISDSEDDVPNFSDVEALILDMDLGPHDQESCLFTKEVSLYQPVHSKKAIMRLEQGARAYMNRKILSHGAFAVFYGRRMKYFIKKTEVSLGRGTDDVEVDIDLREEGHANKISRRQAIIKMDKDGSFLLKNTGKCSIFVNSKEVAARKRIVLSSSSLIEVRGLKFIFEVNQSAVKRYIATSTRGTSKGENTEFDWLNSRNA, encoded by the exons ATGCTTAAATTTGGTTCTGCTACTGCCAGTGGTAACAATTGTCACCATGCATTTCATACTGAGTATGTTGGATCTGTTGAAGATGAATGCCCAGATGGAATAGTAGACAAAGAATATCTATATgactttaaagaaaatatttccctTGAGTTAGTTGACAAAGAACAGTTAAATGCTGCAGAGCAGTCCTTTGAAAATGACTACATACAGAAAAGTCCTCCTCCCCAGTTCCTTAGAGATGTACAGAAGGATCCTTCTCAGTTTCTTGAGGAGAATCTTCCTTCTCTGGATGCATCTGAAGATATTAATGAAAATAAGCCAATTCAGCCATTGCCTATTAATGATTCATGTGGCGACAAAGTCATAGAAGTGAAACCCCTATCTAGTCCTGCTTCAGAAAATGAGAATTACGATGGTGTTCAAAAAATCAATAACACAAGTTTACATGTTCCCAAATGTGGGGATATAGTCCATCAGCTTGGGTGTTCATCTACCACAACTTATCCTCTTTCAGGAACGGCAGACATATCCTCACAAAGTATGCTGATGAATATGCATCTTGAAGATAAAAAGGTTCTTGCCATTGATGATCATATCAACAAAGCAGGATGCCATAGCATGTCATCAGAAGCCAATATAGGTGAAGGAATATCTAATGTTGGATTAAATAGCCCAACAATGATATCAGAAACTGACCTGATGGACTTCTCTGGTGCTTTCTTGGAGTTTGCtgatgatgaggatatcatcttCATGGATATGGATGAGAAAGATATTGGAGACAAATCCAGCTTAAATGGTCTAAGCTCCATTTTATTGAGTTCTCCTAGCGATACACATGAAGATGATCAAGCTAATTGTGACATAAAAGAGATGGAGAATGTAGATACTAGTGCTGTGATATTTGAGGGGGATCAATCAGAAGGAACCAACAAAAACTGTGATCAGATTGGTTCTTTCTGTGACAATGATTTAACTGTGTGTGTTAGAGAAAATGTGCCAACTGCATCTTCAGCAGTGTCTCATACTGTTAAACCTCTCGAAGGGCTTCTAATTTGCACATTGAATACCGAGGATCCTGAAATTCCATGCAATGATGATGTTCTTTTACCTACACAACTGCTGCCGCAGTTTCCTGCCCCTATTAAGCTACCATCTACTGATGGAAAGTGCTCTTTACTACATGTAACCAAAGTAAAGGAGGAACATATGCCAATTGCACAACCTCTAGTTTCTTCGTTCACAAAAGTGCCTTCTGCATTACCCAAAGGAGGATTGTTGAACTCAACTGATGATTGTAGGCTAGAAGCTAATTCCTTTGAAAGGGTTGGAGTCTCTAGAGATGCAAGCCTTGCTGCTAAAGATAAAAAGTCATGCATGTTACAATCCATTGCATTGCACTCTGTGGCAGGTGCTCTAATGAAGGAAGAAATTGTAACTGATTCGGAAAAGCAGTACAAATTTGATAACTCTGTCAATCCATCTTTGGGTACAGCAGCACCTTTATCCGATCATGCTAAACTTTACACCTCAAATACTGCTGATGGTTGTAAAAGCGAACTTGATATGCAAG GTATCTCAACTTCAGATCAGGAGCTTCAAATTTCTGACAGTGAAGATGATGTACCAAACTTCTCTGACGTTGAAGCTCTG ATACTTGATATGGACCTGGGTCCACATGATCAAGAGTCTTGCCTGTTCACGAAGGAAG TGTCACTCTATCAGCCTGTTCATAGTAAGAAGGCCATCATGAGGTTGGAGCAAGGTGCCCGGGCTTATATGAATAGAAAAATTTTATCGCATGGTGCTTTTGCAGTTTTTTATGGGCGCCGTATGAAGTACTTCATAAAAAAAACTGAG GTATCACTTGGAAGAGGGACAGATGATGTAGAAGTTGATATTGACTTGAGAGAAGAAGGGCATGCTAATAAAATATCTCGACGCCAG GCAATCATTAAGATGGACAAAGACGGATCCTTTCTCTTAAAGAACACAGGCAAGTGTTCTATATTTGTCAATAGCAAGGAGGTAGCAGCCAGAAAACGGATAGTTTTAAGTTCTAGTTCTTTGATTGAG GTTAGGGGTCTGAAATTCATATTTGAGGTAAATCAGAGTGCAGTGAAGCGCTACATCGCCACATCCACCAGAGGGACTAGCAAAGGAGAGAACACCGAGTTCGACTGGTTAAATAGTCGGAATGCATAA
- the LOC135583624 gene encoding uncharacterized protein LOC135583624 isoform X1 produces the protein MGALATLTKWIPEDDFLLKNAVEAGASLESLAKGAVCFSRRFTLRELQDRWYSLLYDSDTSAEASARMIEFEIEVSMSNPSKGNRNCNLKGKYSVSGKRKGDSIRSHYHARRKRIRSEPCNSGNPGFLAHYPHVASDSIYGGGDRLNLQDQQQADNICPGERILSCYGYQETGYDNEHIFPEMLKFGSATASGNNCHHAFHTEYVGSVEDECPDGIVDKEYLYDFKENISLELVDKEQLNAAEQSFENDYIQKSPPPQFLRDVQKDPSQFLEENLPSLDASEDINENKPIQPLPINDSCGDKVIEVKPLSSPASENENYDGVQKINNTSLHVPKCGDIVHQLGCSSTTTYPLSGTADISSQSMLMNMHLEDKKVLAIDDHINKAGCHSMSSEANIGEGISNVGLNSPTMISETDLMDFSGAFLEFADDEDIIFMDMDEKDIGDKSSLNGLSSILLSSPSDTHEDDQANCDIKEMENVDTSAVIFEGDQSEGTNKNCDQIGSFCDNDLTVCVRENVPTASSAVSHTVKPLEGLLICTLNTEDPEIPCNDDVLLPTQLLPQFPAPIKLPSTDGKCSLLHVTKVKEEHMPIAQPLVSSFTKVPSALPKGGLLNSTDDCRLEANSFERVGVSRDASLAAKDKKSCMLQSIALHSVAGALMKEEIVTDSEKQYKFDNSVNPSLGTAAPLSDHAKLYTSNTADGCKSELDMQGISTSDQELQISDSEDDVPNFSDVEALILDMDLGPHDQESCLFTKEVSLYQPVHSKKAIMRLEQGARAYMNRKILSHGAFAVFYGRRMKYFIKKTEVSLGRGTDDVEVDIDLREEGHANKISRRQAIIKMDKDGSFLLKNTGKCSIFVNSKEVAARKRIVLSSSSLIEVRGLKFIFEVNQSAVKRYIATSTRGTSKGENTEFDWLNSRNA, from the exons ATGGGAGCTCTCGCGACGCTGACGAAGTGGATTCCGGAGGACGACTTCCTGCTCAAGAACGCCGTCGAA GCTGGTGCTTCCTTGGAGTCATTGGCTAAAGGTGCAGTATGCTTTTCCCGAAGGTTCACTCTTCGTGAACTGCAGGACCGTTGGTATTCTCTCCTCTATGATTCTGATACCTCAGCAGAGGCATCTGCtcgcatgattgaatttgaaattgAAGTTTCTATGTCCAATCCTTCCAAAGGTAACCGAAATTGCAACTTGAAAGGAAAGTATTCTGTGTCTGGTAAACGGAAAGGAGATAGCATAAGAAGCCATTACCATGCCAGGCGAAAACGTATCAGAAGTGAGCCTTGTAATTCTGGCAATCCTGGTTTCCTTGCACACTATCCACATGTTGCTAGTGACAGCATTTATGGCGGTGGAGACCGGTTAAACCTTCAGGATCAGCAACAAGCTGATAACATTTGTCCAGGAGAACGAATCTTAAGTTGTTACGGATATCAAGAAACTGGCTATGACAATGAACATATCTTCCCTGAAATGCTTAAATTTGGTTCTGCTACTGCCAGTGGTAACAATTGTCACCATGCATTTCATACTGAGTATGTTGGATCTGTTGAAGATGAATGCCCAGATGGAATAGTAGACAAAGAATATCTATATgactttaaagaaaatatttccctTGAGTTAGTTGACAAAGAACAGTTAAATGCTGCAGAGCAGTCCTTTGAAAATGACTACATACAGAAAAGTCCTCCTCCCCAGTTCCTTAGAGATGTACAGAAGGATCCTTCTCAGTTTCTTGAGGAGAATCTTCCTTCTCTGGATGCATCTGAAGATATTAATGAAAATAAGCCAATTCAGCCATTGCCTATTAATGATTCATGTGGCGACAAAGTCATAGAAGTGAAACCCCTATCTAGTCCTGCTTCAGAAAATGAGAATTACGATGGTGTTCAAAAAATCAATAACACAAGTTTACATGTTCCCAAATGTGGGGATATAGTCCATCAGCTTGGGTGTTCATCTACCACAACTTATCCTCTTTCAGGAACGGCAGACATATCCTCACAAAGTATGCTGATGAATATGCATCTTGAAGATAAAAAGGTTCTTGCCATTGATGATCATATCAACAAAGCAGGATGCCATAGCATGTCATCAGAAGCCAATATAGGTGAAGGAATATCTAATGTTGGATTAAATAGCCCAACAATGATATCAGAAACTGACCTGATGGACTTCTCTGGTGCTTTCTTGGAGTTTGCtgatgatgaggatatcatcttCATGGATATGGATGAGAAAGATATTGGAGACAAATCCAGCTTAAATGGTCTAAGCTCCATTTTATTGAGTTCTCCTAGCGATACACATGAAGATGATCAAGCTAATTGTGACATAAAAGAGATGGAGAATGTAGATACTAGTGCTGTGATATTTGAGGGGGATCAATCAGAAGGAACCAACAAAAACTGTGATCAGATTGGTTCTTTCTGTGACAATGATTTAACTGTGTGTGTTAGAGAAAATGTGCCAACTGCATCTTCAGCAGTGTCTCATACTGTTAAACCTCTCGAAGGGCTTCTAATTTGCACATTGAATACCGAGGATCCTGAAATTCCATGCAATGATGATGTTCTTTTACCTACACAACTGCTGCCGCAGTTTCCTGCCCCTATTAAGCTACCATCTACTGATGGAAAGTGCTCTTTACTACATGTAACCAAAGTAAAGGAGGAACATATGCCAATTGCACAACCTCTAGTTTCTTCGTTCACAAAAGTGCCTTCTGCATTACCCAAAGGAGGATTGTTGAACTCAACTGATGATTGTAGGCTAGAAGCTAATTCCTTTGAAAGGGTTGGAGTCTCTAGAGATGCAAGCCTTGCTGCTAAAGATAAAAAGTCATGCATGTTACAATCCATTGCATTGCACTCTGTGGCAGGTGCTCTAATGAAGGAAGAAATTGTAACTGATTCGGAAAAGCAGTACAAATTTGATAACTCTGTCAATCCATCTTTGGGTACAGCAGCACCTTTATCCGATCATGCTAAACTTTACACCTCAAATACTGCTGATGGTTGTAAAAGCGAACTTGATATGCAAG GTATCTCAACTTCAGATCAGGAGCTTCAAATTTCTGACAGTGAAGATGATGTACCAAACTTCTCTGACGTTGAAGCTCTG ATACTTGATATGGACCTGGGTCCACATGATCAAGAGTCTTGCCTGTTCACGAAGGAAG TGTCACTCTATCAGCCTGTTCATAGTAAGAAGGCCATCATGAGGTTGGAGCAAGGTGCCCGGGCTTATATGAATAGAAAAATTTTATCGCATGGTGCTTTTGCAGTTTTTTATGGGCGCCGTATGAAGTACTTCATAAAAAAAACTGAG GTATCACTTGGAAGAGGGACAGATGATGTAGAAGTTGATATTGACTTGAGAGAAGAAGGGCATGCTAATAAAATATCTCGACGCCAG GCAATCATTAAGATGGACAAAGACGGATCCTTTCTCTTAAAGAACACAGGCAAGTGTTCTATATTTGTCAATAGCAAGGAGGTAGCAGCCAGAAAACGGATAGTTTTAAGTTCTAGTTCTTTGATTGAG GTTAGGGGTCTGAAATTCATATTTGAGGTAAATCAGAGTGCAGTGAAGCGCTACATCGCCACATCCACCAGAGGGACTAGCAAAGGAGAGAACACCGAGTTCGACTGGTTAAATAGTCGGAATGCATAA